One region of Eulemur rufifrons isolate Redbay chromosome 1, OSU_ERuf_1, whole genome shotgun sequence genomic DNA includes:
- the SPP2 gene encoding secreted phosphoprotein 24 — protein sequence MGKTVMKILIVFALGTNHWSCSGFPVYDYDPSSLREVLRASVAKVNSQSLSPYLFRAFRSSLKRVEVLDENNLIMSLEFSIRETTCRRDSGEDPSTCPFQGSYFVPTAVCRSTAQVSGEQVRDVRARCSWAASSSMSESLSSEEMIFGDMLGSHTWRNNYLFGLISDESRGGQFYDRSLEIMRRVLPPGNRRYPNYRHRARINAGLE from the exons ATGGGGAAGACGGTGATGAAGATATTGATCGTGTTTGCTCTGGGAACGAACCACTGGTCCTGCTCAG GTTTCCCCGTGTATGACTATGACCCGTCCTCCCTGAGGGAAGTCCTCAGGGCCTCTGTGGCGAAGGTGAATTCCCAGTCCCTGAGTCCGTATCTGTTCCGGGCGTTCAGAAGCTCACTGAAAAGG GTTGAGGTCCTGGATGAGAACAATTTGATCATGAGTCTAGAGTTCAGCATTCGAGAAACTACGTGCAGGAGAGATTCCGGAGAAGATCCTTCCACGTGTCCCTTCCAAGGCAGCTACTTCGTG ccgACAGCCGTCTGCAGAAGCACCGCGCAGGTGTCCGGCGAGCAGGTGCGGGACGTGCGGGCTCGCTGCAGCTGGGCGGCCTCGTCCTCCATGTCCGAGTCTCTCAGCAGCGAGGAG ATGATTTTCGGGGACATGTTAGGATCTCATACGTGGAGAAATAATTATCTATTTG GTCTCATTTCTGATGAATCCAGAGGTGGACAGTTTTATGATCGGTCACTTG AGATCATGAGAAGGGTCCTTCCTCCTGGAAATAGACGGTACCCAAACTACCGGCACAGAGCGAGGATAAATGCTGGCCTTGAGTGA